GGACAAACAGCTCCGGGGACAGCGCCCCGAGCCGATCTGCACGCAGCTTGGTCTGGCGTACGGATTCCTCACCCGAAATGTACAGAACGCGTATACCGTTCTGAGCCAATCGATTGGAGGCTTGCAGCAGCAGCGTGGATTTGCCGATGCCGGGATCACCGCCGACTAACACAAGTGAACCTGGGACAAGCCCGCCGCCGAGCACACGGTTCAATTCCGCAATGCCCGTCTGGATTCTGGGTTCTTTACCGCTTTCTATATTTATGATCGAAAGGGGTTTTTCTTTACTATGAAAAAGAGGGGAATTCATCCCCTGCGTCTTGATTACCGTCTCGGTCTCCTCTACCATGGAATTCCATGATTGGCAGCCCGGACATTTTCCGAACCATTTGGGCGCTTCATAGCCGCACTCGGTACAGAAAAATTTCGTTTTAGTTTTTGCCATGTGAGTCTCCTTTATGTCGCACATCATTTGTCGGATTCCGTAAAACCCTGCAAAATCAGGCATTAATCAAAGTTTACCATTTCTTATAATTCAACGTAAAGGTTAATTGGAAACTTTACGCGGGATGAGAAGGATTTGTTTCAAATTTGAAGGGGCGAGTGGGATACAAGGCTTTAATTGCTGGAGAATATAAACTAAAAACCGTGTCCGCTTCGCTGCCGGATCGTTCTTACGATCGCTGTTAAACCCAGGAAACTGGAATTGATATCAAAAGTGGTTTCCCGGTTTTAAAGGCGACCGCTATCGCTTCTTCAGAACGATTCCGTCCTCTCCGCTCGGTTGAACTGTAGGAATTTCAAACTAATCACAAGCAGCTCATACCGAGTACCCTTCAAAAGATATCCCCATCATGCAGTACCGGAATCTGACTTCACACCAACAAAACAAAACCCCGCTGGATTTAACTCCAGCGGGGGGTGTACATCTTATTCCGTTTCGGCCGATGCGGCCGTTACACTTTCACTCTTGTTCACAACCAGCTCGCCGTTTGCTTCATCGATGACAAGCGAATCACCCTTGGCCACCGTACCTTTCAACAGCTCCTCGGAGAGACGATCCTCGATGTGCTTCTGGATAGCCCGGCGCAGCGGGCGGGCACCGAAGGCCGGATCGTATCCTTCCTTCGCAATGAAGGCCTTCGCTTTGTCTGTGAGCTCGAAATGCACCTCGAATTCCTTCAGACGCTTGCGCAGCTCGTCGGACATTAATGTCACGATTTCGGCAATGTGTTTCTCTTCCAGAGAGTGGAATACGATAATCTCGTCAATCCGGTTCAAGAACTCCGGACGGAAGCTCTTCTTGAGCTCATCCATCACTTTGCCTTTCATGTTGTTATAATCGCGACCTGCATCCGTCACCGCAGTAAATCCAAGCGTAGAATTTTTCTTGATCGCTTCCGCTCCCACGTTGGAGGTCAGGATGATCAGGGTGTTCCGGAAGTCCACCACGCGGCCCTTGGAATCGGTCAAGCGTCCATCTTCCAACACTTGAAGCAGGATGTTGAATACCTCAGGATGCGCCTTTTCGATTTCGTCGAGCAGGACAACGGAATACGGTTTGCGGCGTACTTTCTCGGTCAGCTGACCGCCTTCCTCGTAACCTACATATCCCGGAGGCGCTCCGACGAGACGTGACGTGGAATGCTTCTCCATGTACTCGGACATATCGATCCGCACAACCGCATTCTCATCTCCGAACATCGCTTCAGCAAGGGCACGTGCCAGCTCAGTTTTACCTACCCCTGTAGGACCCAGGAAGATGAAGGAGCCCATTGGACGCTTCGGATCTTTCAAGCCTGCGCGTGCACGACGAACCGCACGGCTGACCGCTTTGACCGCTTCCTCTTGACCGATCACGCGGCTGTGGAGGATTTCTTCCAGATTCAGAAGACGCTCGGTCTCTTCTTCTTTCAGTTTATTTACAGGAATACCCGTCCAGTTGGCGACAACGTCGGCGATATCCTCCGGCGTTACCTCGGAATCGGTACGTCCTTGTTTTTCTTTCCATTGATTCTTCGTGATTTCTAGTTCTTCGCGGAGCTTCTGCTCCGTATCGCGCAGCGCTGCAGCCTTCTCGAATTCCTGGCTTTGGACAGCTGCGTCTTTCTCTTTGCGGATGTCCTCCAGATGCGCTTCCTGATCTTTCAGATTAGGCGGTATGGTATACGTATGAAGGCGAACTTTTGAACCAGCCTCGTCAATCAGATCAATCGCTTTATCCGGCAGGAAGCGGTCCGTAATGTAGCGGTCTGACAATTTCACAGCCTGCTCGATCGCTTCATCCGTAATTTTCACGCGGTGATGCGCTTCATAACGGTCACGCAGTCCATACAGAATCTGAATGGCTTCCTCAGGCGACGGTTGGTCCACCGTGATCGGTTGGAAACGACGCTCGAGGGCAGCATCTTTTTCAATATATTTGCGGTATTCATCCAGTGTGGTTGCTCCGATGCACTGAAGTTCTCCGCGTGCCAATGATGGCTTAAGAATGTTGGAAGCGTCAATCGCACCTTCTGCACCGCCTGCACCGATCAAGGTATGCAGCTCATCGATGAACAGAACGATGTTGCCCGCTTGACGAATCTCATCCATGATTTTTTTCAGGCGATCCTCAAACTCGCCGCGGTATTTCGTACCGGCAACAACCGAGCCCATATCCAGCGTCATGACGCGTTTGTCACGCAGTGTCTCCGGAATTTCATTATTAATGATGCGTTGTGCCAGACCTTCCGCAATCGCCGTCTTACCTACCCCTGGTTCACCAATCAACACCGGGTTGTTCTTCGTACGGCGGCTTAACACCTGAATCACGCGCTCGATTTCTTTGCTGCGTCCAATGACCGGATCCAGGTTGCCTTCTTTGGCAATGGCGGTCAGATCGCGAGCGAGGCTGTCAAGTGTAGGCGTGCTTACGTTTTGCGGCGTGCCATGATGGCTCGATACCGCTTCGCTGCTGCCGAGCAGCTGCAGCACTTGCTGGCGGGCTTTGTTCAGGCTAATGCCCAGGTTGTTCAGCACGCGTGCGGCAACCCCTTCACCTTCACGAATCAGCCCCAACAGAATATGCTCCGTACCTACGTAGGTATGACCAAGCTTACGAGCTTCGTCCATGGAGAGCTCAATTACCTTTTTCGCTCTTGGCGTATAGGCAATGTTGGTAGGCTGCTCCTGACCGCGTCCGATTAATGTTTCGACTTCATCCTGAATTTTCTCAAGACCAAGTCCAAGTCCGATCAGCGCTTTGGCTGCAATGCCGTCTCCTTCACGAATAAGTCCTAGCAGGATATGTTCTGTGCCGATATTGTTGTGCCCCAGTCGTACTGCTTCTTCCTGAGCCAATGCAAGCACCTTTTGTGCACGTTCCGTAAATCTGCCAAACATCATAGTATTGCACCTCCACGTTTCAATTAATATATTGAACCTCGCGGATTTCGGTGTATCGTCAGCAATAGGACGCTTAAACCGTCATCCAACAGTAAAACGAGTATAAATCCTTAATGGTTACCCAATGTTTCTCTGATAAGCTTAGCCCTGTACATGTCGCGTTCGGAAGGAGTCATGCCCTCTCCATAGGTCTTCTGCAGAAAGCCCGGCTGCGTCTTCACATTCAGTTCATTCATGACCGGGATTTCCGGACCGTCCAAGAGGCCGAGATCCACGCCAAGCCGAACATCGGACAAACGCTGGGCCGCTTCCTTGGAATCCATCACCGCCGCATAGGACAGTATGCCATAGGAGCGCATAACCCGATCCGTAATCCGGAGCTTGGATTCACCCAAGAGCCGGGCTCTGGCATTCTTCTCATGCTCGATGATTTGCAGGGCAACGCTGTGCAGATTCTCAATGATCTCCGTCTCGGTTTGACCGAGCGTAATCTGATTCGAGATTTGAAACAGGTTGCCTAATGCTTCGCTGCCTTCGCCGTAAATCCCTCTTACAGTCAAACCTACCTGCGATACAGCCGAGAGAATCCGGTTAATCTGCTGTGTCATAACAAGAGCGGGCAGATGCATCATGACCGATGCGCGAAGGCCGGTTCCGACATTGGTCGGACAGCTGGTAAGATAACCTCGCTTGTCATCAAATGCATAATCGATCTCGGATTCAAAAACATCATCCAGCGCCGTCGCACGTGCCCATGCCTCACGAACCTGAAATCCGGGATATAAGCACTGTATGCGCAGGTGATCCTCTTCATTGATCATAATGCTGACGGATTCATCTTCCGTAAGGATGACTGCACCGTTTCGGGATTCATTCGCCAGATTGGGACTGATCAGATGCTTCTCAACAAGAACCTTCTTATCCAGCTCATCAATCTCACTTAATTTAATTACATGTAAATCCCCGAAATCCTGCAAATCGTCCTTATTCTTCAACACATTCGTCAGGCGCTCTAGCACTTCTCCTGACTGCTGATCCGTTGCCAGCAGCGGGAAAGGAAGATGCTGCAGATTGCGCGCCACCCTGACACGGGTGCTGATGACAATGTCGGAATCCTGACCGTTTCCGCGCATCCACTCGCTCAGCGCCGAATCGGTAAACCGGAGATTAGACATCACGCATTCCTCCTACTAAAGTGCAAAATCTTACAATCTTATCCCTGAGCCATATTTCGCTCCAGCTCACGGATTTGGTCCCGGATCTCGGCAGCCGTTTCAAACTCCTCCTGCACGATCCGAATTTGAAGCTCCTTCTTAAGCTCATCAATTTGGCGTTTGATCTGAATCCGGCCACCTGTACGCTTTGGCACTTTGCCGACATGGGATGTTCCTCCATGGACTCGCTTAAACAATGGATCCAATCGATCCGAAAAGTATTTATAACACGAGCTGCAGCCGAACCGGCCAAGCTTGCTGAACTGGGAATACGTCATACCGCATTCTTCGCACTGCAGCGTCTGGGCCATTTTTGCGCCGGGGCTCTGGCCCTTGCCTGAAGGATCCAGATCCAGAAGACCTGACAGCAAACTGTGTATAGAAAAACCATTCGACGTGCCGGGGATCAATTCCCCTTTTTCGCGGGCACAGGTTTCACAAAAATGAAACTCCGTTTTCTCCCCGTTCACAATTTTGGTGAAATGAAGTGTCGCCGGCCGTTTACCGCATTCTTGGCATATCATAATCCGATGCCCCCTTACACAGACTCACTTACCTAATAAAGAAATAAGCATCGCCTTCATAATCCTTGCACGCAGCTCATCCCGATAAGGAAGCTTCACATTCAGGCACTCCCGTGAAATGGCGGCCCGCATCACGCTGGCCTCCCGCTTCGTTAAAAAACGGGACTCCTCCAGCTGGTAAATCAATCCTTCAGCCACCGTCTGGTCAATCATGCTGCCAATGGTATGATGAAGATGCTGCTGGAGTGCAGTATGCTGGGGAAGCTCGATACGTTGGATGCGTATGTACCCGCCCCCGCCGCGCTTGCTCTCGACAAGAAAGCCCTTCTCCAGCGTAAACCGTGTACTGATCACGTAGTTAATCTGGGAAGGAACGCAAGAAAATTGCTCCGCCAGATCGTTGCGTTGAATTTCAACGGTACCCTCCGGACTTTCCTGCAGTATGCTCTTCAGGTATTGTTCGATAATATCAGAGATATTACGCATTGGTCTGTTCATCCTCCACTGTTTGAAACGTTAAGACGGATAGTGATCTTACACGTCCGCACAGAGCCTTGCTTATACGTTAATTTTAACCTTAATCAAAACCAGCGAACCCTCTCGTTGACTTTGACTTTCTTTGACTTTGATCTCATTATAGCACATTTTTTCATTTTGCCAAGAGGTACTTCTCAATTTATCGCGCTTTGCCTAATTCTTATTGTACCCAGTTCTTTGATCGCTTATAGCCTCTTCTTCAAGAACAATTCGTACAAAGGGCAGCAAAAAAAGAAGCAGCCTCCATACCGGTGAAAACCGGTTACAAGGCCACTTCTCCATATCATAATGCTGTATCGTGTCAAGCTTTAAGCGTCATAACTGATCAAGTAGTGCTGCAGCTCCGTATTGTAATAACCGATGCTGTATTCAATGATGCTGCCTGTCCCGTCATAAGAGGTTCTGAGCCGCTTCAGTAACGGAGAGCCTACACTTACTTCAAGCAAGGAGGCAGTCTCTTCATTTGCCACGGTTGCCAGGAAACGGTCGCGGAAATTCTCCAGCGTAATTTGACTTTCCTCGATGCGGTCATAGAGAGACGGTAGTTCGGTGGAACCGAACTCTTCACCCATATCCACTTGGGATGACACGTAGTGAGTGTAGTAAATAAAAGGACTCCCGTCCAGTAAATACAATCGTTCAATAAGCAGGCACCGCTCCCCGAATTTTAAGAACAGTTCGCTATCCGGCTCATTAAGCACCCATTCCGTCTTCAGGTGACGCTTCCGAATCTGGTGTCCTTCTTCGACCAGAATCTCGGTAAACAGCTTGCCTTTGGAAAGCTTGGAGAAGGAAGTATTCCGGGTCACAATCGTTCCTACCCCGCTCCGCTTCTCTACATATCCTTCCTGATACAACTCCTGGATCGCATTGCGGACCGTCATTTTGCTAACGTTAAATTCCTGCTCCAGCTGCGGCTCGGAAGGAATATGGGAGCCGAGTGGATATTCCCCATGCAGAATCCGATCTTTTATGATCTTCTTGATTTGCAAGTATAGCGGACCGTTCTTCCGCGTGATCGACATGCTTCTCCTACCTTTCCACGTCAGACATATGATGACTCATTGCCTGAAGCACTTCGCGTTCGTTCGCCGTCGGCGTATCCCCTGTTACGGTATGGGCAAGCATCGCCGCAGCTGCGGCAAAATCAACCGTCCGATTCGGTTCATAACCCTCCGAGATCCCGTGAATCACCCCGCTGGCGTAAGCATCACCCGCGCCGATACGATCATGAACGGAAAACGTCAACGTTTTGGAAAAATGAAACGCTCCATCCGTGTAGAGATAGCCTTGCAGGGAATGGGTGTTATCCCCGTTG
This Paenibacillus sp. JZ16 DNA region includes the following protein-coding sequences:
- a CDS encoding UvrB/UvrC motif-containing protein, with protein sequence MICQECGKRPATLHFTKIVNGEKTEFHFCETCAREKGELIPGTSNGFSIHSLLSGLLDLDPSGKGQSPGAKMAQTLQCEECGMTYSQFSKLGRFGCSSCYKYFSDRLDPLFKRVHGGTSHVGKVPKRTGGRIQIKRQIDELKKELQIRIVQEEFETAAEIRDQIRELERNMAQG
- a CDS encoding GntR family transcriptional regulator gives rise to the protein MSITRKNGPLYLQIKKIIKDRILHGEYPLGSHIPSEPQLEQEFNVSKMTVRNAIQELYQEGYVEKRSGVGTIVTRNTSFSKLSKGKLFTEILVEEGHQIRKRHLKTEWVLNEPDSELFLKFGERCLLIERLYLLDGSPFIYYTHYVSSQVDMGEEFGSTELPSLYDRIEESQITLENFRDRFLATVANEETASLLEVSVGSPLLKRLRTSYDGTGSIIEYSIGYYNTELQHYLISYDA
- a CDS encoding CtsR family transcriptional regulator translates to MRNISDIIEQYLKSILQESPEGTVEIQRNDLAEQFSCVPSQINYVISTRFTLEKGFLVESKRGGGGYIRIQRIELPQHTALQQHLHHTIGSMIDQTVAEGLIYQLEESRFLTKREASVMRAAISRECLNVKLPYRDELRARIMKAMLISLLGK
- the clpC gene encoding ATP-dependent protease ATP-binding subunit ClpC, which encodes MMFGRFTERAQKVLALAQEEAVRLGHNNIGTEHILLGLIREGDGIAAKALIGLGLGLEKIQDEVETLIGRGQEQPTNIAYTPRAKKVIELSMDEARKLGHTYVGTEHILLGLIREGEGVAARVLNNLGISLNKARQQVLQLLGSSEAVSSHHGTPQNVSTPTLDSLARDLTAIAKEGNLDPVIGRSKEIERVIQVLSRRTKNNPVLIGEPGVGKTAIAEGLAQRIINNEIPETLRDKRVMTLDMGSVVAGTKYRGEFEDRLKKIMDEIRQAGNIVLFIDELHTLIGAGGAEGAIDASNILKPSLARGELQCIGATTLDEYRKYIEKDAALERRFQPITVDQPSPEEAIQILYGLRDRYEAHHRVKITDEAIEQAVKLSDRYITDRFLPDKAIDLIDEAGSKVRLHTYTIPPNLKDQEAHLEDIRKEKDAAVQSQEFEKAAALRDTEQKLREELEITKNQWKEKQGRTDSEVTPEDIADVVANWTGIPVNKLKEEETERLLNLEEILHSRVIGQEEAVKAVSRAVRRARAGLKDPKRPMGSFIFLGPTGVGKTELARALAEAMFGDENAVVRIDMSEYMEKHSTSRLVGAPPGYVGYEEGGQLTEKVRRKPYSVVLLDEIEKAHPEVFNILLQVLEDGRLTDSKGRVVDFRNTLIILTSNVGAEAIKKNSTLGFTAVTDAGRDYNNMKGKVMDELKKSFRPEFLNRIDEIIVFHSLEEKHIAEIVTLMSDELRKRLKEFEVHFELTDKAKAFIAKEGYDPAFGARPLRRAIQKHIEDRLSEELLKGTVAKGDSLVIDEANGELVVNKSESVTAASAETE
- a CDS encoding protein arginine kinase, encoding MSNLRFTDSALSEWMRGNGQDSDIVISTRVRVARNLQHLPFPLLATDQQSGEVLERLTNVLKNKDDLQDFGDLHVIKLSEIDELDKKVLVEKHLISPNLANESRNGAVILTEDESVSIMINEEDHLRIQCLYPGFQVREAWARATALDDVFESEIDYAFDDKRGYLTSCPTNVGTGLRASVMMHLPALVMTQQINRILSAVSQVGLTVRGIYGEGSEALGNLFQISNQITLGQTETEIIENLHSVALQIIEHEKNARARLLGESKLRITDRVMRSYGILSYAAVMDSKEAAQRLSDVRLGVDLGLLDGPEIPVMNELNVKTQPGFLQKTYGEGMTPSERDMYRAKLIRETLGNH